In a single window of the Arthrobacter sp. StoSoilA2 genome:
- a CDS encoding MarR family transcriptional regulator translates to MSNPLQSTPPEAVPGETIDDALQQVEHQLSLLWRRARSISHQLSRQVHPDMEPAAYGLLTIIRREGPIRLTDLASCIGVGKPSVSRQIAFLESIGLVYKEADPQDGRAQSIRLTEKGEEKMHQVQDARRQVFRERLGEWPLEDVQTLADYMGRLNAVYGESIIKDATLKETESGETTNPTED, encoded by the coding sequence ATGAGCAATCCTCTCCAGAGCACGCCCCCCGAGGCCGTGCCAGGCGAAACCATAGACGACGCCCTTCAGCAGGTGGAACACCAGCTGAGCTTGCTCTGGCGCCGTGCCCGTTCCATCTCGCATCAGTTGTCCCGCCAGGTCCATCCCGACATGGAGCCTGCCGCGTACGGACTGCTGACGATCATTCGCCGCGAAGGCCCCATCCGCCTGACGGACCTTGCCTCGTGCATCGGAGTGGGCAAGCCCTCAGTGAGCCGCCAGATCGCATTTCTGGAAAGCATCGGCTTGGTCTACAAGGAGGCAGATCCGCAGGACGGGCGCGCCCAGTCCATTCGCCTGACGGAAAAAGGCGAAGAGAAGATGCACCAGGTCCAGGACGCCCGCCGGCAGGTGTTCCGTGAGCGACTCGGTGAGTGGCCCCTGGAGGATGTCCAAACCCTGGCCGACTACATGGGCCGGCTCAACGCCGTCTACGGTGAAAGTATCATCAAGGACGCCACCCTGAAGGAGACCGAGTCCGGGGAGACCACCAATCCCACCGAGGACTAA
- a CDS encoding helix-turn-helix transcriptional regulator has product MVKQPVSVNGVVRWKDVGLAKQAQSEQKERKMVVLRHEIGDVLRDVRQRQGRTLREVSHSARVSLGYLSEVERGQKEASSELLSSICTALDVPLSSMLREVSDRVAVAEGVAVPDTVPQEFSQRYGRDLDLTDDFPQGMLSGAR; this is encoded by the coding sequence ATGGTAAAGCAGCCCGTATCCGTAAACGGCGTTGTCCGCTGGAAGGATGTGGGCTTGGCTAAGCAGGCACAGAGCGAACAGAAGGAGCGCAAAATGGTTGTACTACGCCACGAAATCGGTGATGTACTGCGCGATGTCCGCCAGCGTCAGGGCCGTACCCTCCGCGAGGTCTCGCACAGCGCCCGTGTCTCACTTGGATACCTGAGTGAGGTTGAACGCGGCCAAAAGGAGGCTTCTTCCGAGCTCCTGTCCTCTATCTGCACCGCCCTGGACGTTCCGTTGTCCAGCATGCTCCGCGAAGTCAGTGACCGCGTGGCTGTTGCGGAGGGCGTAGCTGTTCCGGACACCGTTCCGCAGGAATTCTCCCAGCGTTACGGTCGCGATCTTGACCTGACCGACGACTTCCCGCAGGGCATGCTCTCCGGAGCCCGGTAA
- a CDS encoding DUF3046 domain-containing protein, whose translation MDDEFGAGYSRVLANSLVLAGVGGRTAVEALAAGYQPREVWLAICEVQDVPLERRLGRDIKPAAN comes from the coding sequence ATGGACGATGAATTTGGGGCAGGCTATTCCCGCGTCCTGGCCAATTCCCTGGTGCTGGCCGGGGTGGGAGGGCGGACTGCCGTAGAGGCGCTGGCTGCCGGCTACCAGCCACGGGAAGTCTGGCTGGCTATATGCGAAGTCCAGGATGTCCCTTTGGAGCGCAGGCTCGGCAGGGATATCAAGCCTGCGGCCAACTGA
- a CDS encoding ribonuclease J yields the protein MTQTALPGLVTPPKLPQGTLRIVPLGGLGEIGRNMAVFEIDGKLLIVDCGVLFPEETQPGVDLILPDFSYIEDRLQDVVGVVLTHGHEDHIGAVPYLLRLKADIPLIGSQLTLALVEAKLQEHRIKPYTLTVSEGQVEQFGPFECEFIAVNHSIPDALAVFIRTAGGTVLHTGDFKMDQLPLDGRITDLRHFARLGEEGVDLFMADSTNADVPGFTTAEKEIGPTLDRLFGQAKKRIIVASFSSHVHRVQQVLDAAAKHGRNVAFVGRSMVRNMAIAAKLGYLDVPNGILVDIKNIDNLPDDRVVLMSTGSQGEPMAALSRMANGDHRVVVGQGDTVILASSLIPGNENAVFRIINGLLKLGADVIHKGTAKVHVSGHAAAGELLYCYNILEPLNAMPVHGETRHLIANGNIAEESGVPSEGIILSDNGTVIDLKDHKANIVGQVEVGFVYVDGSSVGEITDADLKDRRILGDEGFISIITVINRTTGKIVSGPEIHARGVAEDDAVFDEIIPKINAALEEAVLNHADHTNHQLQQVVRRIIGTWVNRKLRRRPMIIPVVLEA from the coding sequence ATGACCCAAACAGCCCTTCCTGGACTGGTTACTCCGCCGAAACTGCCGCAAGGCACACTGCGGATTGTTCCGCTAGGTGGACTGGGGGAGATAGGCCGCAACATGGCGGTCTTCGAAATCGACGGCAAGTTGCTGATCGTTGACTGCGGCGTACTTTTTCCCGAGGAAACGCAGCCCGGCGTTGATTTGATCCTTCCCGACTTCTCTTACATCGAGGACCGGCTGCAGGATGTTGTTGGGGTGGTGCTCACGCATGGCCACGAAGACCACATCGGTGCTGTTCCGTATCTGCTGCGCCTCAAAGCTGACATCCCGTTGATCGGCTCCCAGTTGACGCTGGCCTTGGTGGAGGCGAAGCTGCAGGAGCATCGGATCAAGCCGTACACGCTGACCGTCAGCGAGGGCCAGGTGGAGCAGTTCGGCCCGTTCGAATGCGAATTCATCGCAGTGAACCACTCGATTCCCGACGCCTTGGCCGTCTTCATTCGCACCGCGGGCGGCACTGTCCTGCATACGGGCGACTTCAAGATGGACCAACTGCCTTTGGACGGCCGCATCACTGACCTCCGCCACTTCGCCCGCCTGGGCGAAGAAGGAGTGGACCTCTTCATGGCGGACTCCACCAATGCCGACGTTCCCGGGTTCACCACCGCCGAGAAGGAAATCGGCCCCACCCTTGACCGCTTGTTTGGGCAGGCGAAGAAGCGCATCATCGTGGCTTCCTTCTCCTCCCACGTTCACCGCGTCCAGCAGGTCCTCGACGCCGCAGCCAAGCACGGCCGCAACGTTGCGTTCGTCGGCCGTTCCATGGTCCGGAACATGGCTATCGCAGCCAAACTGGGGTACCTTGACGTGCCCAACGGGATCCTGGTGGACATCAAGAACATTGACAATCTCCCCGATGACCGGGTGGTCCTGATGTCCACCGGTTCCCAGGGCGAGCCCATGGCAGCACTCTCACGCATGGCAAACGGCGACCACCGTGTGGTTGTTGGCCAGGGCGACACCGTGATCCTGGCCTCCAGCCTTATTCCAGGCAACGAGAATGCCGTGTTCCGCATCATCAACGGCCTGCTGAAGCTCGGTGCCGATGTCATCCACAAGGGAACGGCCAAGGTTCACGTTTCCGGGCACGCAGCTGCCGGCGAATTGCTCTACTGCTACAACATCCTTGAGCCCCTCAACGCGATGCCTGTCCACGGTGAAACCCGGCACCTGATTGCCAACGGAAACATTGCAGAAGAGTCCGGCGTGCCCTCCGAAGGCATCATCCTCAGCGATAACGGCACTGTCATTGACCTGAAGGACCACAAGGCCAACATCGTTGGCCAGGTAGAGGTCGGCTTCGTCTATGTGGACGGTTCCAGCGTTGGTGAAATCACCGATGCGGATCTGAAGGACCGCCGTATCCTGGGCGACGAAGGCTTTATCTCCATCATCACGGTCATTAACCGCACCACCGGCAAGATCGTCTCCGGACCGGAGATCCATGCACGCGGGGTGGCGGAGGACGACGCCGTCTTCGACGAAATCATCCCCAAGATCAACGCTGCGTTGGAAGAAGCCGTGCTCAACCACGCAGACCACACCAACCACCAGCTGCAGCAGGTTGTGCGCAGGATCATCGGAACGTGGGTGAACCGGAAGCTTCGTCGCCGTCCCATGATCATTCCTGTGGTCCTGGAAGCGTAG
- the miaB gene encoding tRNA (N6-isopentenyl adenosine(37)-C2)-methylthiotransferase MiaB: protein MESAAFEPAPSESAPFEPRTYQVRTFGCQMNVHDSERMAGLLEDAGYVPAEGEVADIVVFNTCAVRENADHKLYGNLGQLRQVKAANPGMQIAVGGCLAQKDRETIVKKAPWVDAVFGTHNVGALPALLKRARHNNEAQLEILESLDVFPSTLPTKRDSVYSGWVSISVGCNNTCTFCIVPSLRGKEKDRRPGEILAEIQALVDDGAVEVTLLGQNVNSYGVEFGDRLAFSKLLRACGEIEGLERVRFTSPHPAAFTDDVIDAMAETPNVMPQLHMPLQSGSDKVLKDMRRSYRSSKFLGILDKVRERIPNAAITTDIIVGFPGETEEDFQATLDVVEKSRFASAFTFQYSKRPGTPAAELPEQLPKAVVQERFERLTALQDRIAAEENAKQLGRRVEILVTAQSGRKAEETHRLSGRSKDQRLVHFSVPDGAETPRPGDFVTVTITEAAAFHLVADPAGLDDYMLRRSRAGDAWDRSQADSCGVPSAGAASGSKGVSLGMPSLPVRGA, encoded by the coding sequence ATGGAATCTGCCGCGTTTGAACCTGCGCCGTCTGAATCTGCCCCGTTTGAACCGAGGACGTATCAGGTCCGCACTTTCGGCTGCCAGATGAACGTCCACGATTCCGAGCGTATGGCTGGCCTCCTTGAGGATGCTGGTTACGTGCCCGCCGAGGGTGAGGTTGCGGACATCGTGGTGTTCAACACGTGCGCCGTTCGGGAAAATGCCGACCACAAGCTTTATGGAAACCTTGGCCAGCTTCGGCAGGTCAAGGCAGCCAACCCTGGCATGCAGATCGCCGTGGGCGGTTGCCTCGCCCAGAAGGACCGGGAAACCATCGTCAAGAAGGCTCCTTGGGTGGACGCTGTGTTTGGCACCCACAATGTAGGAGCACTTCCGGCACTGCTGAAGCGGGCGCGGCACAACAACGAGGCCCAGCTCGAAATTCTGGAGTCCCTGGACGTCTTCCCGTCCACGCTCCCCACCAAGCGCGACTCCGTCTATTCCGGTTGGGTTTCGATTTCAGTAGGTTGCAACAACACCTGCACGTTCTGCATCGTGCCATCGCTCCGCGGCAAGGAGAAGGATCGGCGTCCCGGAGAAATCCTGGCCGAAATTCAGGCCTTGGTGGACGACGGCGCCGTGGAAGTTACGTTGCTGGGCCAGAACGTGAACTCCTACGGGGTTGAGTTCGGTGACCGCTTGGCCTTCTCAAAGCTTCTGCGTGCATGTGGTGAGATCGAAGGCCTTGAACGCGTACGCTTCACCAGCCCGCATCCGGCAGCGTTTACGGACGACGTCATTGATGCGATGGCCGAGACACCCAACGTGATGCCGCAGTTGCACATGCCCCTGCAATCGGGCTCGGACAAGGTACTCAAGGATATGCGGCGCTCGTACCGTTCCAGCAAGTTCCTTGGCATCCTGGACAAGGTGCGTGAGCGGATTCCCAATGCGGCCATCACTACGGACATCATTGTTGGCTTCCCCGGAGAAACCGAAGAGGATTTCCAAGCGACGCTCGACGTCGTCGAGAAATCGCGGTTTGCCTCAGCCTTCACCTTCCAGTACTCCAAACGGCCTGGTACGCCTGCTGCCGAGCTCCCGGAGCAACTTCCCAAAGCAGTGGTCCAGGAGCGTTTCGAAAGGCTGACCGCCCTTCAGGACCGAATCGCCGCGGAGGAGAACGCAAAGCAGCTGGGTCGCCGTGTGGAGATTCTGGTGACAGCGCAGTCGGGCCGCAAAGCAGAGGAAACGCACCGGTTGTCCGGCCGGTCCAAGGATCAGCGACTCGTTCACTTCTCGGTACCTGATGGTGCGGAAACCCCCCGCCCAGGTGACTTTGTCACCGTGACCATTACCGAAGCCGCGGCATTCCACCTGGTTGCCGATCCTGCCGGCCTGGACGATTACATGTTGCGCCGGTCAAGGGCTGGTGACGCCTGGGATCGTTCGCAGGCAGACTCCTGCGGTGTTCCGAGCGCGGGTGCGGCGTCGGGCAGTAAAGGCGTGTCTTTGGGCATGCCGTCGCTGCCTGTTCGCGGCGCCTAA
- the recA gene encoding recombinase RecA has translation MAATPDREKALEAALAQIDKQFGKGSIMRLGDDTRAPIEVIPTGSIALDVALGIGGLPRGRVVEIYGPESSGKTTVALHAVANAQRNGGIAAFIDAEHALDPDYAAKLGVDTDALLVSQPDTGEQALEIMDMLVGSGSLDIIVIDSVAALVPRAEIEGEMGDSHVGLQARLMSQALRKITGRLSQTKTTAIFINQLREKIGVFFGSPETTTGGKALKFYASVRIDVRRIQTLKEGADSVGNRTKAKIVKNKMAPPFKIAEFDIIYGQGISREGGIIDMGVEHGIIKKSGSWFTYDGDQLGQGMENSRRFLRDNPELAQELERLIKEKLGVGVKPEADSPKLKAVDG, from the coding sequence ATGGCGGCAACCCCGGATCGTGAAAAGGCGCTCGAAGCAGCGCTTGCCCAGATCGACAAGCAGTTCGGCAAAGGCTCCATCATGCGCTTGGGTGATGACACCCGCGCCCCGATCGAAGTCATTCCTACTGGATCCATCGCACTGGATGTCGCCCTTGGCATTGGCGGCCTGCCCCGTGGCCGCGTCGTGGAGATCTACGGCCCGGAATCCTCTGGTAAGACCACAGTGGCGCTGCACGCTGTAGCCAACGCGCAACGTAACGGTGGCATCGCGGCCTTCATCGACGCCGAGCACGCCCTTGACCCCGATTACGCCGCCAAACTTGGGGTGGACACGGACGCACTGCTCGTGTCGCAGCCGGACACTGGTGAGCAGGCCCTGGAAATCATGGACATGCTTGTGGGCTCCGGCTCCCTGGACATTATCGTCATTGACTCCGTGGCTGCCTTGGTCCCACGTGCTGAAATCGAGGGCGAGATGGGCGACTCCCACGTCGGCCTTCAGGCGAGGCTCATGAGCCAGGCCCTGCGAAAGATCACCGGTCGCCTGAGCCAGACCAAGACCACCGCCATCTTCATCAACCAGTTGCGTGAGAAGATCGGCGTCTTCTTTGGATCGCCCGAAACCACCACCGGTGGTAAGGCCCTGAAGTTCTACGCCTCAGTGCGCATCGACGTCCGTCGCATTCAGACGCTGAAGGAAGGTGCCGACTCCGTCGGTAACCGGACCAAGGCCAAGATCGTCAAGAACAAGATGGCCCCGCCCTTCAAGATTGCTGAATTCGACATCATCTACGGCCAGGGCATCTCCCGGGAGGGAGGCATCATTGACATGGGCGTAGAGCACGGCATCATCAAGAAGTCCGGCTCGTGGTTCACGTACGACGGCGATCAGCTGGGCCAAGGCATGGAGAATTCACGGCGCTTCCTGCGTGATAATCCGGAGCTGGCACAGGAACTTGAGCGTCTCATCAAGGAAAAGCTTGGCGTGGGTGTCAAGCCGGAGGCAGATTCCCCAAAGCTGAAGGCCGTTGACGGCTAG
- the pgsA gene encoding CDP-diacylglycerol--glycerol-3-phosphate 3-phosphatidyltransferase has protein sequence MTTAEGDNASSSSSDVWNLPNILTMLRIVLVPFFVWFLVADDSHQGIWRWAAVVAFAVAIYTDKLDGDIARARGLITNFGKIADPIADKLLIGSALVLLSILGELPWWVTILILVREWGITALRFFVIRYGVMPASRGGKLKTVIQTVAIFLYILPLEAIAPWLVIVAFWVMMAALAITLWTGAEYVVQALRLRAAGRGA, from the coding sequence GTGACTACAGCCGAAGGTGACAACGCCTCTTCCAGCAGCTCCGACGTCTGGAACCTTCCCAATATCCTCACGATGCTCCGCATCGTCCTGGTTCCGTTTTTCGTCTGGTTCCTCGTGGCAGATGACAGCCATCAAGGCATTTGGCGGTGGGCGGCAGTCGTGGCCTTCGCCGTAGCGATCTATACCGACAAGCTCGACGGCGATATCGCCCGCGCGCGTGGCCTTATCACCAACTTCGGCAAGATCGCGGACCCCATTGCGGACAAACTGCTCATCGGTTCAGCGCTGGTGCTCTTGTCCATCCTCGGGGAACTGCCCTGGTGGGTGACTATCCTCATCCTGGTCCGCGAGTGGGGCATCACGGCACTGAGGTTCTTTGTGATCCGCTACGGCGTCATGCCGGCCTCACGCGGCGGAAAGCTGAAAACAGTCATCCAGACGGTGGCCATCTTCCTGTACATCCTGCCGCTCGAGGCGATCGCACCGTGGTTGGTCATTGTGGCCTTCTGGGTCATGATGGCCGCCCTTGCCATCACGCTATGGACCGGAGCGGAATACGTCGTCCAGGCGCTCCGGCTTCGTGCCGCTGGCCGCGGAGCATGA
- a CDS encoding regulatory protein RecX: MTARTGPDPESSVSGDPEPDPESVARAIVLRQLTMAPRSRLQLSRKLAERNVPPDVAEAVLDRFEEVQLIDDAEFARMWVRSRSQSRKLAKGAIRRELTEKGIELDDAEEALSQLSDEDEEIAARELVERKLRPGVDLSDRAERDKYTRRLASMLARKGYAPSMAFRIVGEVLAQAGTLE, translated from the coding sequence TTGACGGCTAGAACCGGGCCGGACCCGGAGTCCTCCGTCTCCGGCGATCCTGAGCCTGATCCCGAATCCGTGGCCCGCGCCATCGTCTTGCGGCAATTGACGATGGCGCCACGGAGTCGGCTGCAGCTGTCCCGCAAGCTGGCCGAGCGGAATGTCCCTCCGGATGTTGCTGAGGCTGTGCTGGACCGCTTCGAGGAAGTCCAGCTCATTGACGACGCTGAGTTTGCCAGAATGTGGGTGCGCAGCCGCTCCCAAAGCAGAAAACTGGCCAAAGGTGCCATTCGCCGTGAGCTGACGGAGAAGGGTATCGAGCTCGATGATGCCGAGGAAGCACTCTCACAGCTCAGCGATGAAGACGAGGAAATCGCCGCTCGTGAGCTCGTTGAGCGCAAACTGAGGCCAGGCGTGGATCTCTCCGATCGTGCAGAACGTGACAAGTACACCCGTAGGCTGGCATCCATGCTGGCCCGGAAGGGCTATGCCCCTTCGATGGCCTTCCGGATCGTCGGTGAGGTACTTGCCCAAGCCGGTACCCTTGAGTAG
- a CDS encoding nicotinamide-nucleotide amidohydrolase family protein, with protein MSHPGDAAEAAALATAAVALSLGKSLTVATAESLTAGMVAASLANTPGASGMLQGGVVAYQNSVKASVLGVATELLDAVGSVDGAVAEAMAEGARRACMADVGISTTGVAGPEPHDGKPVGTVFVGVATGTGTGSFEFSFSGDRQSIRQQACEAALARLLDALEGVGYRS; from the coding sequence ATGAGTCACCCCGGAGACGCTGCCGAAGCGGCAGCGCTGGCGACGGCGGCAGTGGCCCTGTCGCTGGGAAAGAGCCTGACCGTGGCGACGGCGGAGTCGCTGACAGCCGGAATGGTGGCGGCAAGCCTGGCCAACACTCCCGGTGCGTCCGGAATGTTACAGGGCGGCGTGGTTGCTTATCAGAACTCCGTGAAGGCCTCCGTCCTCGGTGTTGCAACGGAACTGCTTGATGCCGTTGGTTCAGTGGACGGCGCAGTAGCTGAGGCGATGGCGGAGGGCGCCAGGCGGGCCTGCATGGCCGACGTCGGAATATCCACCACCGGGGTGGCTGGTCCGGAGCCCCATGACGGCAAACCCGTGGGAACTGTTTTTGTTGGCGTCGCTACGGGAACCGGCACGGGGTCGTTTGAATTCAGCTTTTCGGGGGACAGGCAGAGTATCAGGCAACAAGCCTGTGAAGCTGCGCTGGCGCGCCTGCTTGATGCGCTGGAAGGGGTTGGTTACCGTTCGTAA
- a CDS encoding DNA translocase FtsK, producing the protein MATRTSSTPRGSSSSKSGGTGRGAAASKSSAATSRNGRGSSARSKQPAAVEPHAPLPLRMLAGAWQGIGHVVGAGVRRIGYDVSDLDPADRRDGAALFNLVLGIGIATFAWWGLTGWLPDAVYSVVNGTFGWMSLVLPFMLFICSFRLFRKPQDSRGNNRVGIGFMIMTFAGSGLAHIIGGQPTVADGFDGLRRAGGMLGFLAASPLAAIHAIVPVIVYSLLAFVSVLIVTATPFGAIPSRIRSAYEHLMGVDLMDAESGKDAHDRSYLYENGAVAQPKKKKRMRLFGKDEDTDAGLEGYVGDEAFEHAIVDDDETPQPSAPRVPPGVRRPTQAEIAVGKIKAAQGLGAAPGIDNPTEAIPVLTPEMTAPTVAQVPARPATPPPPPTPIPQRTEQLSLAGDVTYTLPASDFLTPGSIPKERTEANDAVVAALTDTLTQFNVDAAVTGFSRGPTVTRYEIELSPGTKVERVTALSKNISYAVASSDVRILSPIPGKSAIGIEIPNTDRETVSLGDVLRSQNARRTDHPMVMGVGKDVEGGYVVANLAKMPHLLVAGATGAGKSSFVNSMITSILMRATPDEVRMVMVDPKRVELTAYEGVPHLITPIITNPKKAAEALQWVVREMDARYDDLANYGYKHIDDFNKAVRAGKVTPPVDSKRVIKPYPYLLVIVDELADLMMVAPRDVEDSIVRITQLARAAGIHLVLATQRPSVDVVTGLIKANVPSRMAFATSSVTDSRVVLDQPGAEKLIGQGDALFLPMGASKAMRVQGAWVTESEIHKVVEHVKGQLQAVYRDDVAAEAPKKQIDDDIGDDLEVLLQATELVVTTQFGSTSMLQRKLRVGFAKAGRLMDLLESRGVVGPSEGSKARDVLVKPDDLAAVLAAMKGQESPAAPDAHTAALSDNANSNIAVGGYAEDLVAADLDNRTQAVEYFDGADGSDDEDEDGEDAWSLTGR; encoded by the coding sequence ATGGCGACCCGTACTTCCTCCACGCCACGAGGCAGCTCCAGCAGTAAATCCGGCGGCACAGGCCGGGGCGCAGCTGCATCCAAAAGCAGTGCAGCCACGTCCAGGAACGGCCGGGGCAGCAGTGCACGCTCCAAGCAGCCGGCCGCCGTCGAGCCCCACGCGCCGCTGCCGTTGCGCATGCTCGCAGGCGCCTGGCAGGGTATTGGCCACGTTGTGGGCGCAGGAGTCCGCCGGATCGGGTACGACGTTAGCGACCTCGATCCCGCCGATCGCCGCGACGGCGCAGCCCTGTTCAACCTGGTGCTGGGAATCGGCATTGCAACGTTCGCCTGGTGGGGTCTGACAGGATGGCTGCCTGACGCCGTCTACAGCGTGGTCAACGGCACGTTCGGCTGGATGTCGCTTGTTTTGCCTTTCATGCTTTTCATCTGCTCTTTCCGCCTCTTCCGCAAACCGCAGGATAGCCGCGGCAACAACCGCGTTGGCATCGGCTTCATGATCATGACTTTTGCCGGCTCCGGCTTGGCCCACATTATTGGTGGCCAGCCCACCGTGGCTGATGGCTTTGATGGTCTGCGCAGGGCGGGTGGAATGCTGGGCTTCCTTGCAGCGTCTCCGCTGGCTGCCATCCATGCCATTGTCCCGGTGATCGTCTACAGCCTGTTGGCCTTCGTATCGGTGCTGATCGTCACGGCCACGCCGTTCGGGGCGATCCCCTCCAGGATCCGCTCTGCCTACGAGCACCTCATGGGCGTGGACCTCATGGACGCCGAGTCCGGCAAGGATGCCCATGATCGCAGTTACCTCTATGAAAACGGGGCTGTTGCACAGCCCAAGAAGAAGAAACGGATGCGTCTCTTCGGCAAGGATGAGGACACCGATGCCGGTTTGGAAGGCTACGTCGGTGACGAGGCCTTTGAGCACGCAATAGTCGACGACGACGAAACTCCCCAACCGTCTGCACCCCGGGTTCCGCCGGGCGTACGTCGCCCCACCCAGGCCGAGATAGCGGTGGGTAAGATCAAGGCTGCCCAGGGCCTGGGTGCTGCTCCCGGCATCGACAACCCCACCGAGGCCATTCCCGTCCTCACCCCGGAGATGACCGCACCCACTGTGGCGCAGGTTCCGGCCAGGCCGGCAACGCCGCCTCCGCCGCCGACGCCCATTCCCCAGCGAACGGAGCAACTGTCCCTGGCAGGGGACGTCACGTACACCCTGCCGGCTTCAGACTTCCTCACGCCAGGTTCCATTCCGAAAGAGCGCACCGAGGCCAATGACGCCGTCGTGGCCGCCCTCACGGACACTCTGACGCAGTTCAACGTCGATGCCGCCGTGACCGGCTTCAGTCGCGGCCCCACAGTGACACGCTATGAAATCGAGCTGTCTCCCGGCACCAAGGTGGAGCGCGTAACGGCGCTCTCCAAGAACATCTCCTACGCGGTGGCATCCAGCGACGTACGCATCCTGAGCCCCATTCCCGGTAAGTCCGCGATCGGCATCGAGATTCCCAACACGGACCGCGAAACGGTCTCCCTGGGTGATGTGCTGCGCAGCCAGAACGCACGCCGGACCGACCACCCCATGGTCATGGGTGTCGGCAAGGACGTCGAGGGTGGTTATGTAGTGGCCAACCTTGCCAAGATGCCCCACCTCCTGGTGGCCGGTGCTACAGGTGCTGGTAAATCAAGCTTCGTGAACTCCATGATCACCTCGATCCTGATGCGCGCTACGCCTGACGAAGTCCGCATGGTCATGGTGGACCCAAAGCGCGTTGAACTGACTGCCTATGAAGGCGTTCCACACCTGATCACACCCATCATCACCAATCCCAAGAAGGCTGCCGAAGCCCTGCAATGGGTGGTTCGCGAGATGGACGCCCGCTATGACGATCTCGCCAACTACGGTTACAAGCACATCGACGACTTCAACAAGGCGGTCAGGGCAGGAAAGGTCACTCCGCCGGTTGACTCCAAGCGTGTCATCAAGCCCTACCCGTATTTGCTGGTCATCGTGGACGAGCTCGCGGACCTCATGATGGTGGCGCCTCGCGACGTCGAAGATTCGATCGTTCGCATCACCCAGCTGGCCCGTGCCGCGGGCATCCACCTGGTGCTGGCTACGCAGCGACCTTCCGTGGACGTTGTTACGGGCCTCATCAAAGCCAACGTGCCCTCCCGCATGGCGTTCGCCACCTCGTCCGTTACGGACTCCCGAGTGGTGCTGGACCAGCCGGGCGCCGAAAAACTTATTGGCCAGGGTGATGCGCTCTTCTTGCCGATGGGCGCTTCCAAGGCCATGCGTGTGCAGGGTGCCTGGGTGACGGAATCCGAAATCCATAAAGTTGTGGAACACGTCAAAGGCCAGTTGCAGGCCGTGTACCGCGACGACGTCGCCGCCGAGGCTCCCAAGAAACAGATCGACGACGACATCGGAGACGACCTCGAGGTGCTGCTCCAGGCCACCGAATTGGTGGTCACCACCCAGTTCGGTTCCACCTCCATGTTGCAGCGCAAGCTTCGTGTCGGTTTTGCCAAGGCCGGACGCCTTATGGACCTCCTGGAGTCCCGCGGCGTCGTGGGTCCCTCCGAGGGGTCCAAGGCCCGCGATGTCCTGGTCAAGCCGGATGACCTCGCTGCCGTGCTTGCTGCCATGAAGGGACAGGAATCCCCGGCTGCGCCTGACGCCCACACTGCGGCCCTGAGCGATAACGCGAACTCCAACATCGCCGTCGGCGGTTATGCCGAGGACCTGGTGGCAGCGGATCTGGACAACCGGACCCAGGCTGTTGAATATTTCGACGGCGCCGACGGCTCCGATGACGAGGACGAGGATGGCGAGGACGCCTGGTCGCTCACCGGACGGTAG